From Zavarzinella sp., one genomic window encodes:
- a CDS encoding ABC transporter permease: MKLGRNILSIACWLLICLFCIPLLITVVLSFSPDSFLTFPTDRWSLQWYGKLFQDPRWWDAIQRSFIVGIATAFFSVVLATPLAIAVSKQRNRLFQSIPLLIFLTNCIPAVVLGLGLLMLIYRIELWGTYWGIIIAHTLVALPVVYLLIQTHMKTRLVELELAARGLGASTWQVWWRITFPNLRPTLLVAGIAAGTISWNESILTLFIATPSTETLPAVVWPQLRFSPTPLVAVASTISILLAILFVGGSLRWISRMLAIHQNVNG; the protein is encoded by the coding sequence ATGAAACTTGGACGAAATATTCTTTCCATAGCTTGCTGGTTGCTGATTTGCCTGTTTTGTATCCCGCTGTTGATCACGGTAGTGCTCTCTTTTTCGCCTGATTCATTTCTCACATTCCCCACGGATCGATGGTCGCTCCAGTGGTATGGGAAGCTGTTTCAAGATCCCCGCTGGTGGGATGCCATCCAAAGAAGCTTTATTGTGGGAATTGCAACAGCATTCTTTTCGGTGGTACTGGCCACGCCACTGGCAATCGCTGTAAGCAAGCAGCGCAACAGGCTGTTCCAATCCATTCCTTTGCTGATTTTCCTAACCAACTGCATCCCTGCGGTGGTGCTGGGGCTCGGTCTATTGATGCTCATTTACCGCATCGAACTGTGGGGTACTTACTGGGGTATCATCATCGCTCATACATTGGTGGCGCTGCCTGTGGTCTATTTGCTGATTCAGACACACATGAAAACACGTCTGGTCGAACTGGAATTAGCCGCACGCGGCTTAGGGGCATCCACTTGGCAGGTATGGTGGCGAATTACGTTCCCAAATCTACGCCCAACGTTGCTGGTTGCTGGAATTGCTGCAGGTACCATTTCCTGGAATGAATCGATCCTGACACTGTTTATTGCAACGCCATCAACGGAAACCTTGCCTGCCGTGGTTTGGCCGCAACTACGATTTTCCCCCACTCCACTGGTGGCAGTGGCTTCTACAATCAGTATTCTGCTGGCGATTCTGTTCGTTGGCGGTTCATTGCGATGGATTTCACGCATGTTAGCAATCCACCAAAATGTTAATGGTTAA
- a CDS encoding phosphatase PAP2 family protein, producing MSRTLKFTIPIMLVGFMLLAILVTWNRNSLTRLEEPLTTWCAKFTTDSPTLRSIVVFSTSLGAGDRLLAIGFALTIALITNRLWIHGFVFALFELSAIKLSPFLKGVFERQRPPTTPLPISFDSFPSGHALGSAVVYGFMLIWAFHRCRNLRWRWSLLILIGIWIIWMLICRLLLGVHYLSDVTAGCLIGLTWSFLAWEIADHLVHRYFPKNHSSTINH from the coding sequence GTGAGCAGAACACTTAAGTTCACTATCCCTATTATGTTGGTAGGGTTTATGCTTCTGGCAATTCTGGTCACCTGGAATCGCAACTCACTGACACGTTTGGAAGAACCACTGACCACATGGTGTGCGAAGTTCACCACAGATTCACCAACACTACGATCAATTGTGGTATTTTCTACCAGCCTGGGTGCGGGTGATCGATTACTGGCAATAGGCTTTGCCTTGACAATTGCTTTAATAACAAATCGTTTATGGATTCATGGTTTTGTCTTTGCACTTTTTGAATTGAGTGCGATCAAGTTATCGCCATTTCTCAAAGGGGTATTTGAGCGTCAACGCCCACCGACCACACCACTGCCAATTTCGTTTGATAGTTTTCCCAGTGGACATGCACTTGGGTCTGCGGTAGTTTATGGTTTTATGTTGATCTGGGCTTTTCATCGCTGTAGGAATCTTCGCTGGCGATGGTCGTTACTTATCTTGATCGGCATCTGGATTATCTGGATGTTGATTTGCCGTTTGTTGCTTGGGGTTCACTACCTAAGCGATGTGACTGCGGGCTGTCTGATTGGCCTGACCTGGTCATTTCTCGCCTGGGAAATCGCAGATCATTTGGTACATAGGTACTTCCCGAAGAATCATTCAAGCACCATTAACCATTAA
- a CDS encoding DUF1080 domain-containing protein: MRMIFTLTTILVISGTTLAQYGELTGLKILKPEDTEHVKSTPAPAGAKVLFDGKSLEAWGVKGKPDTAASWKIVDGAMECAKGDIVTKELFGGSFKLHVEFRVPYVPKGVGQGRGNSGVYVQGRYEVQVLDSYGLESKTNDCGAIYEVAKPLVNACKAPTIWQSYDIEFHAPKFEGTKKVEPARMTVHHNGVKIHDNVKIESNNTRAGMGGDPSKPGPIMLQDHGHPVQYRNIWLLPIQ, translated from the coding sequence ATGAGAATGATTTTCACTCTGACCACAATCCTGGTGATTAGTGGTACCACCCTGGCACAGTATGGCGAACTGACCGGATTAAAGATTTTAAAGCCGGAAGACACAGAACATGTGAAGAGTACCCCCGCACCGGCTGGTGCCAAGGTGCTGTTTGATGGCAAATCACTGGAAGCTTGGGGGGTGAAAGGGAAACCAGATACTGCCGCTAGCTGGAAAATTGTCGATGGGGCAATGGAATGTGCGAAAGGTGACATCGTTACCAAAGAACTTTTTGGTGGTTCATTCAAACTTCATGTGGAATTTCGAGTTCCCTACGTACCCAAGGGCGTTGGTCAGGGCCGGGGCAACAGTGGAGTCTATGTCCAAGGGCGATATGAAGTGCAAGTCCTTGACAGCTATGGACTTGAGAGCAAAACCAATGACTGTGGAGCAATTTATGAAGTGGCCAAGCCGTTGGTTAATGCCTGTAAGGCACCCACGATCTGGCAGAGTTACGACATCGAATTTCACGCACCAAAGTTTGAAGGAACGAAAAAAGTCGAACCTGCCCGCATGACGGTGCATCATAATGGTGTGAAAATTCACGACAACGTCAAAATTGAATCCAATAATACACGGGCTGGGATGGGTGGCGACCCAAGCAAACCTGGTCCGATCATGCTGCAAGACCATGGCCACCCAGTTCAATATCGTAATATCTGGTTGTTGCCAATCCAGTAA
- a CDS encoding class I SAM-dependent methyltransferase has protein sequence MFESDLFPEMIANLQKWDDPTTLTHLQNVRRPYHQFAMEIVKDVLPELSRLQVLEIGCGDGQLIHWLPNGAPAGYRCLEASERFVEAFRTKFPQVPIEQGDATNIPLPDSSVDLVLALCVFDSFPNPAKVRTELARILKPGGQIIHFLDLSVNPLRPFLELYLQSLLPLPNFLGDADWLPPDQLLPPTEIEVVTIPIQQIQKIPTSNVTSHQRGLELLREYIQLFQQPLEQFRKFVTYYMRITSSPEWLSELNQANLAVTELNLRTHRAWDLQPLSLRQWYEQLNSSQYLPATGFTEMTHQLLTRAGWRVRAESDPENRTIQRRTVGRSFWSDAAPPADAPENQVHTRYEILISSCTRLDE, from the coding sequence ATGTTTGAATCCGATCTATTTCCGGAAATGATCGCCAACTTGCAAAAGTGGGACGATCCAACAACCTTAACCCACTTGCAGAATGTCCGGCGGCCCTATCATCAATTTGCCATGGAAATTGTGAAGGATGTGCTGCCAGAATTATCCCGCTTGCAGGTTCTGGAAATTGGCTGTGGGGATGGTCAACTGATCCATTGGTTGCCCAACGGTGCACCTGCAGGTTATCGGTGCCTCGAAGCATCGGAACGTTTTGTAGAAGCATTTCGCACCAAATTTCCACAAGTTCCAATTGAACAAGGAGATGCGACAAATATCCCACTCCCTGATTCGTCAGTGGATCTGGTGCTGGCCTTGTGCGTCTTCGACTCCTTTCCTAACCCAGCAAAGGTGCGTACAGAACTGGCGAGAATTCTCAAACCGGGTGGGCAGATTATCCATTTTCTCGACTTAAGCGTGAACCCCCTGCGGCCTTTTCTTGAACTCTATTTGCAATCCCTCCTGCCTTTACCTAATTTTTTAGGTGATGCAGATTGGTTACCTCCAGATCAGTTATTGCCTCCTACAGAAATTGAAGTAGTGACCATTCCAATACAACAGATTCAGAAAATCCCTACGAGCAATGTGACTTCCCACCAGCGTGGGCTGGAACTGCTCAGGGAATACATTCAATTGTTCCAGCAACCGTTAGAGCAATTTCGAAAGTTTGTGACCTATTACATGCGGATCACCAGTTCTCCGGAGTGGTTGTCGGAATTGAATCAGGCAAACCTGGCAGTTACGGAACTGAATTTACGCACCCACCGTGCGTGGGATTTGCAGCCGCTATCATTAAGACAATGGTACGAACAACTGAATTCTTCCCAATACCTGCCCGCCACGGGATTTACAGAAATGACACATCAATTGCTCACCCGTGCAGGCTGGCGTGTGCGTGCAGAAAGCGATCCCGAAAACCGCACGATCCAACGTCGCACAGTAGGAAGAAGTTTTTGGTCGGATGCTGCCCCACCGGCAGATGCACCCGAAAATCAAGTGCACACCCGATACGAAATACTGATTTCATCCTGCACGCGACTGGATGAATAA
- a CDS encoding MATE family efflux transporter, translating to MQVSSGEHETNYTDSPPPGFRALLQLAWPLILSSSFNTIQITVDRLFLSRIGPEVAAAATGAAINFWLPYILLFSVASYTATFVSQYIGAKRPHRVGIAVWHGIYFSIAAGLLILVLIPFSLPIYQKLGHAPDIALYESQYFNCLCWYALPGLLTATISAYFSGRNEGLVVVWISAIGTAVNVVLDYLLILGRFGIPSFGILGAGYATVAATWVSALFGVCWMLRKKYRREHQTARWLCWDKVLAWRFLRFGGPSGVQWMLDVSAFNAFIIIAGWFGAIQFAATTLAITINNFAFIPMIGVGQAVAVFVGRHLGEDRPDLAQRMFTRGMAVAVVYNGTLAMFYLFLPYTLTSFFKPDQDNGDWLTIMTTVRWLLVFVCIYACFDALNIVLSFGLRGAGDTVFVSLVSLFLAWPILVLPSYLSYRYG from the coding sequence ATGCAGGTATCATCAGGCGAACATGAGACTAATTACACTGATTCTCCCCCACCTGGATTTCGAGCGTTACTGCAACTGGCATGGCCATTAATTCTCAGCAGCAGCTTTAACACCATCCAAATTACGGTTGACCGACTTTTTTTAAGCCGCATTGGCCCGGAAGTGGCTGCTGCTGCCACGGGTGCGGCGATCAATTTCTGGCTACCGTACATTCTGCTATTCAGCGTTGCCAGTTATACTGCCACCTTTGTTTCACAATATATTGGTGCGAAACGACCCCACCGCGTGGGTATAGCGGTGTGGCACGGGATCTACTTCAGTATTGCCGCTGGGCTACTGATTCTGGTTCTGATTCCATTTTCATTGCCCATCTACCAGAAATTGGGGCACGCACCTGACATTGCCTTGTATGAATCCCAATATTTCAACTGTCTCTGCTGGTATGCCCTGCCTGGCTTACTTACTGCCACCATTTCCGCCTATTTTTCAGGCCGAAACGAAGGTCTGGTGGTGGTGTGGATCAGTGCGATCGGCACCGCAGTCAATGTGGTGCTGGATTACCTGCTGATTCTTGGTAGGTTTGGTATTCCATCTTTTGGCATTCTTGGTGCAGGTTATGCCACCGTGGCAGCAACCTGGGTTTCTGCATTGTTTGGTGTGTGTTGGATGCTCCGGAAAAAATACCGCAGAGAGCACCAGACAGCCCGCTGGCTCTGCTGGGATAAAGTGCTTGCGTGGCGATTTTTGCGTTTTGGAGGCCCCAGTGGTGTGCAGTGGATGCTGGATGTGTCTGCATTCAATGCCTTCATCATTATTGCCGGCTGGTTCGGTGCCATTCAATTTGCAGCCACCACGTTGGCCATCACAATCAATAACTTTGCATTTATTCCCATGATTGGTGTGGGACAGGCCGTAGCTGTGTTTGTCGGCAGGCATTTGGGTGAAGATCGACCCGATCTGGCACAACGCATGTTCACTCGAGGGATGGCAGTTGCAGTGGTATACAATGGCACCCTGGCAATGTTTTACCTTTTTCTGCCCTATACACTCACCAGCTTCTTCAAGCCGGATCAGGATAATGGCGACTGGTTGACAATTATGACAACAGTCCGTTGGCTGTTAGTATTCGTGTGCATCTATGCCTGTTTTGACGCACTGAATATTGTTCTTTCATTTGGTCTGCGTGGGGCAGGGGATACGGTGTTTGTTTCTCTGGTTTCTCTGTTTCTGGCCTGGCCAATTCTAGTGCTGCCCAGTTACCTGAGTTATCGCTATGGCTGA
- a CDS encoding ABC transporter permease subunit yields the protein MNVRSHTWQLFPGTAFLLLFLAGPLLLLVRMSLYHHGAGRSYYQPGTWTVENYRAVLSTFHLEQLLFTILFATAIATVSVGIGLTLALFIRTRSPRGQVLAISMLILPKLANVLVLVFGFQQFLSETQILNRIVRIFSEIDRDFSRGLIAALMAEVLFVAPMLALIVFSQVRRFDRTLEVAALGLGASSWQVFWRIVFPQTVPVLVISSQLGFLWGMGAFLGPLFLGQPENYPLGVEIYRQAFEYNRWPLAATLATIQTIAAVGILVGSHFVFRVLWGKK from the coding sequence ATGAATGTGCGCTCCCACACATGGCAACTATTCCCCGGAACTGCCTTTCTGCTGTTGTTTCTGGCTGGTCCTTTGCTGTTGTTGGTTCGGATGAGCCTTTACCACCACGGTGCGGGGCGAAGTTACTATCAGCCAGGTACCTGGACGGTAGAGAACTACCGTGCCGTGCTATCAACTTTTCATCTGGAACAACTGCTCTTTACCATCCTGTTTGCAACAGCGATTGCCACGGTATCGGTGGGAATTGGATTAACGTTGGCATTGTTTATCCGCACGCGATCCCCACGGGGACAGGTACTGGCAATTTCCATGTTGATCCTGCCGAAACTAGCCAATGTACTGGTGCTGGTTTTTGGTTTTCAGCAATTTCTTAGTGAGACGCAGATTCTGAACAGAATTGTGAGGATATTTTCGGAGATTGACCGCGATTTTTCACGCGGGTTGATTGCCGCACTGATGGCGGAAGTACTTTTCGTGGCACCAATGCTTGCTCTCATTGTTTTCTCACAAGTTCGGCGATTCGACCGCACCCTGGAAGTGGCTGCTTTGGGTTTAGGTGCCAGTTCATGGCAAGTTTTCTGGCGAATTGTCTTCCCACAAACGGTGCCTGTGTTGGTGATTTCCAGCCAGCTGGGTTTTCTGTGGGGCATGGGGGCATTTCTTGGCCCTTTATTTCTGGGTCAGCCAGAAAACTATCCCTTGGGTGTAGAAATCTATCGCCAGGCGTTTGAATACAATCGCTGGCCGCTTGCGGCCACACTGGCAACGATTCAGACAATAGCCGCAGTTGGCATACTGGTGGGAAGTCATTTCGTCTTCAGAGTACTTTGGGGCAAGAAATGA
- a CDS encoding ABC transporter ATP-binding protein, giving the protein MSGNAPSYANHEVAALHLKQVTFGYGSTPTVHDCGLTVNRGQFLTLIGPSGCGKTTLLKLIGGYLLPAAGQILLSGIDCTHVGADKRRIGMVFQNYALFPHLTAFRNIAFGLEVAGAHRKVIQQHVETLLTMVGLTKEEATSYPAKLSGGQQQRVALARALAISPAVLLLDEPMANLDKNLRIHLRQELRQLQIQTGVATVMVTHDQEEALAISDLVGVMNHGRILQIGPPEVVYSQPSSEFVAKFLGLANILPSEMVQLPPGKNVMVRPEWLQLGSPQHGGLHWTGNVMQKQFCGQDHLLTIQCGQKLQLLVRSQQAIPQLGEEVSVNLASNRYWVLPTEK; this is encoded by the coding sequence ATGAGTGGGAACGCACCGTCTTACGCAAATCATGAAGTAGCGGCATTGCACCTGAAGCAGGTGACCTTCGGTTACGGGTCAACGCCCACCGTGCATGATTGTGGCCTGACTGTTAACCGTGGGCAGTTTCTGACTCTGATCGGTCCTTCTGGCTGTGGCAAAACAACTTTGCTGAAACTGATTGGTGGTTATCTCTTGCCTGCAGCGGGACAGATTTTGCTTTCTGGCATTGATTGCACCCACGTCGGGGCAGACAAACGCCGGATTGGCATGGTTTTTCAGAATTATGCACTTTTCCCGCATCTGACCGCCTTTCGTAATATTGCCTTCGGGCTGGAAGTCGCAGGAGCCCACCGAAAAGTGATTCAGCAACATGTGGAAACCCTGCTGACAATGGTGGGGTTGACCAAAGAAGAGGCCACCTCCTATCCAGCAAAACTTTCAGGCGGGCAGCAACAACGGGTTGCGTTGGCCAGGGCCTTAGCAATCTCTCCAGCGGTTTTATTGCTTGATGAGCCTATGGCCAATCTCGATAAAAATCTTCGGATTCATCTGCGGCAGGAACTCCGCCAGTTGCAGATTCAAACGGGAGTCGCCACTGTCATGGTGACACACGATCAGGAAGAGGCGCTAGCCATTTCCGATCTGGTGGGTGTGATGAATCATGGACGAATCCTGCAAATTGGCCCACCCGAAGTGGTATATTCGCAACCTTCCAGCGAGTTTGTGGCTAAATTTCTTGGATTGGCGAATATTCTGCCCTCAGAAATGGTGCAGTTACCACCAGGAAAGAATGTGATGGTGCGGCCCGAATGGCTGCAACTTGGTTCCCCACAGCATGGGGGATTGCATTGGACAGGGAATGTGATGCAGAAGCAATTCTGTGGGCAGGATCATCTTTTGACGATCCAATGTGGGCAAAAACTGCAATTATTAGTGCGATCGCAACAGGCCATCCCGCAATTGGGTGAAGAAGTCTCGGTAAACCTTGCTTCCAACCGTTATTGGGTGCTGCCAACAGAAAAATGA
- a CDS encoding ABC transporter ATP-binding protein, which translates to MNQDESDYIVETSHLTKIYQNRHIALNDATLAIEPGSVLGLLGPNGAGKTTFLRLILGLHRPTAGWVKVFGKKMSSNAAVLRRRIGYIPTNPQFPKGMTPISYLDYMGRLFGLPIHERKPRLAALIRAVDLLPFGGADISQFSPGMVGRLAVAASLINDPALLIWDEPTHGLDIEARRSMLELIKSLAHEKTLILSSHNLTDVDEVCNHTAVLSQGQLIFVGSLTDLKGRIRKNHYELDLEGDQKSISKVVQQIKAITDVRQVILRQRRLEVILNEENPNTGILSKIFHILNEQKITLVCMRSVGQQTEQAYLDLVEKEESRGFTRLYQSAEAA; encoded by the coding sequence GTGAATCAGGACGAAAGTGACTACATTGTCGAAACATCGCATCTGACCAAGATTTACCAGAATCGCCATATTGCCCTGAATGATGCAACCCTGGCGATTGAACCGGGCAGCGTGCTGGGCTTATTAGGTCCTAACGGTGCGGGTAAGACCACGTTTTTGCGCCTGATTCTGGGGCTGCACCGCCCCACAGCAGGGTGGGTGAAAGTTTTTGGCAAAAAAATGAGCTCCAATGCGGCTGTTCTCCGTCGCCGAATTGGCTATATACCCACGAATCCGCAGTTTCCCAAGGGAATGACCCCCATCAGTTACCTGGATTACATGGGAAGGCTGTTTGGTCTCCCGATTCATGAACGCAAACCCCGCCTGGCCGCACTGATCCGTGCCGTTGATCTGCTGCCGTTCGGTGGGGCTGATATTTCTCAGTTTTCGCCAGGTATGGTGGGCAGACTGGCCGTTGCCGCAAGTTTAATCAACGATCCAGCTCTGTTAATCTGGGATGAACCCACCCACGGTCTGGATATTGAAGCACGTCGTTCCATGCTGGAACTCATTAAATCGCTGGCACATGAGAAAACCCTCATACTTTCCAGCCACAATTTGACGGATGTGGACGAAGTATGTAACCACACTGCGGTATTAAGTCAGGGACAATTGATTTTTGTTGGTTCACTGACCGATCTTAAAGGTAGAATCCGCAAAAATCACTACGAATTGGATCTGGAAGGCGACCAGAAAAGTATTTCCAAGGTGGTGCAGCAGATTAAGGCAATTACCGATGTGCGGCAGGTAATTCTGCGTCAGCGTCGGCTGGAAGTGATTTTGAATGAAGAGAACCCGAATACAGGGATTCTTAGCAAAATCTTCCATATTCTCAACGAACAGAAGATCACGCTGGTATGCATGCGAAGCGTCGGTCAGCAAACCGAACAGGCATATCTAGATCTGGTTGAAAAAGAAGAATCTCGCGGCTTCACACGATTGTATCAATCTGCCGAAGCAGCCTGA
- a CDS encoding ABC transporter permease yields the protein MDIAIEHPIKYRRWLPYWAVLGTDIRQTARSWVYRLWVILTVLVALGFLMYRFGITREAGIVQTAALSSMDLFRGIALASLALIVVLTVSSISSERGTLADSVLSRGISRYQYFLAKWHARSLVIIVTFILVSSIMLTAFHFLLADDLTLKGSAAAIVTVSALLMGVVALGVAFGALTNSSVIGITLLWILLYGSGILMTLVPSDIPTPEKALSRLPYVLRGEYNLNSLGEWIFGGVAVAVIAAIVGMIGFSRKDV from the coding sequence ATGGATATCGCAATCGAACACCCCATCAAATACCGTCGTTGGTTACCCTACTGGGCCGTTTTGGGTACCGATATTCGCCAGACTGCACGCAGTTGGGTCTACCGACTGTGGGTAATCCTCACCGTATTGGTGGCTCTGGGCTTCCTGATGTACCGCTTTGGTATCACCCGCGAAGCGGGGATCGTGCAAACGGCAGCACTCTCTTCCATGGACCTGTTTCGTGGGATTGCATTGGCAAGTCTGGCACTGATTGTGGTACTGACCGTCAGTAGCATCTCATCCGAACGTGGTACGCTGGCCGATTCCGTGTTGAGCCGTGGAATCAGCAGGTATCAGTATTTTCTGGCAAAGTGGCACGCACGTTCGCTGGTGATTATTGTCACCTTTATCCTGGTTTCCAGTATCATGCTGACCGCCTTCCACTTTTTACTGGCGGATGATCTTACATTGAAAGGTTCTGCGGCTGCAATCGTGACAGTCTCCGCACTTCTAATGGGTGTGGTGGCACTAGGGGTTGCCTTTGGTGCACTGACCAACAGCAGTGTGATTGGTATTACCCTTTTGTGGATTCTGCTGTATGGATCGGGCATCCTGATGACGTTAGTGCCCAGCGATATCCCCACGCCAGAAAAAGCACTTTCCCGCCTCCCCTATGTGTTACGTGGGGAATACAACCTGAATTCGCTTGGTGAATGGATATTTGGTGGCGTTGCAGTTGCGGTAATAGCAGCGATCGTGGGTATGATCGGCTTCAGCAGGAAAGATGTGTGA
- a CDS encoding DUF1570 domain-containing protein, which translates to MRPFRLLFLILLLTLQSAWADPTATSRWQTDTLVLRNGTTYRGVVLEETDRGVRFQIIAQNPGRPTVTLTCYFLTREIQKMVKISPEERQQLQEKLTHIQPENQKARIESIELQQIRWLNRDNAGFRYQSDFFSLESDAPAEIVRRAAVRLEEVFTAYLRFLPPRTKGGNPVLIRIHQSHKNYLASLPNLANFQNPAFYDPATNRIVCGSDLKRLGDDLALSRVQAEELLQEIQQQEMFVRRLYGKKPELGRHLQPLIARRKRVYDTIVQNDRTFENATQQLFRTLYHEAFHAYLAQFVFPTAGGKTGVPRWLNEGMAQIFETAVFEAGELRIGHIDPIRLRDARNSLQDKKLPTIPQILGAESKAFVLSHETANRGASQIYLGSWAFATFCLFQLEILSAPNWEEFIKTGAEKNENWVQQFEQLAGMKLSEVEILFHSWLKEVKPDGSWPNMTMMKK; encoded by the coding sequence TTGCGACCATTCCGATTGCTGTTTCTGATCCTTCTGCTTACTTTGCAATCTGCATGGGCAGACCCAACGGCAACATCACGCTGGCAGACCGACACATTGGTATTACGTAACGGCACCACTTACCGTGGTGTGGTGCTGGAAGAAACTGATCGAGGGGTGCGTTTTCAGATCATTGCACAGAACCCTGGTCGCCCCACGGTCACATTAACTTGCTATTTTCTGACGAGAGAAATTCAGAAAATGGTAAAAATTTCTCCAGAAGAGCGGCAGCAACTTCAGGAGAAATTGACCCACATTCAGCCAGAGAATCAAAAAGCGCGTATCGAATCAATTGAATTGCAGCAAATCCGGTGGCTGAACCGGGACAATGCTGGATTTCGCTATCAATCGGACTTTTTTAGCCTGGAATCAGATGCACCTGCAGAAATTGTGCGGCGGGCAGCAGTGCGCCTTGAAGAAGTTTTTACAGCTTATTTGCGATTTCTTCCCCCACGTACTAAAGGTGGGAATCCGGTGCTGATTCGCATTCACCAATCACACAAAAATTATCTGGCCAGCTTGCCCAATTTGGCGAATTTTCAGAATCCTGCGTTTTACGATCCCGCCACCAACCGGATTGTCTGTGGGAGTGACTTAAAACGCCTCGGCGACGATCTGGCACTGTCGCGGGTTCAGGCAGAAGAGTTATTGCAGGAAATCCAGCAACAGGAGATGTTTGTACGACGGCTGTACGGCAAAAAGCCGGAACTGGGCCGTCACCTGCAACCATTGATTGCCCGCCGCAAGCGAGTTTACGACACGATTGTCCAGAACGACCGGACTTTTGAAAATGCAACTCAACAACTCTTCCGCACGTTATATCACGAGGCATTTCATGCTTATCTGGCCCAATTCGTTTTCCCCACTGCAGGTGGGAAGACAGGTGTCCCACGCTGGCTGAACGAAGGGATGGCACAGATCTTTGAAACCGCTGTTTTTGAGGCGGGGGAACTTCGGATAGGGCATATCGATCCCATTCGCTTACGAGATGCGCGTAACTCGTTGCAGGATAAGAAGTTACCGACAATTCCCCAGATTCTGGGTGCAGAAAGCAAGGCGTTTGTTCTATCCCACGAAACTGCGAACCGTGGTGCGTCGCAAATCTACCTGGGATCTTGGGCGTTCGCCACTTTCTGCCTGTTCCAACTGGAAATCCTCAGCGCCCCCAACTGGGAGGAATTCATTAAAACTGGAGCCGAGAAAAATGAGAATTGGGTGCAACAGTTTGAACAATTGGCGGGAATGAAGCTATCAGAAGTGGAGATATTGTTTCACTCCTGGTTGAAGGAAGTAAAGCCAGATGGAAGCTGGCCGAACATGACAATGATGAAAAAATGA